In a genomic window of Streptomyces katrae:
- a CDS encoding DUF2087 domain-containing protein, whose amino-acid sequence MSQNTDQPSAAARTHEPSDRTPRGVGDLFSGGRLVAIPRKAARREQLLAHLTETLFAPDREYSEPEVNDALRTVHEDCSALRRYLITSGHLTRTRDGSSYRRATTTR is encoded by the coding sequence ATGTCACAGAACACCGATCAGCCGAGCGCCGCAGCTCGGACGCACGAACCCTCCGACCGCACCCCGCGCGGGGTCGGCGACCTGTTCTCCGGCGGCCGTCTCGTCGCCATCCCGCGCAAGGCCGCCCGGCGCGAGCAGTTGCTGGCGCACCTCACCGAGACCCTGTTCGCCCCGGACCGGGAGTACTCGGAGCCCGAGGTGAACGACGCGCTGCGGACCGTGCACGAGGACTGTTCGGCGCTGCGGCGCTACCTGATCACCTCGGGGCACCTCACCCGGACCCGGGACGGCAGCAGCTACCGGCGGGCGACGACCACCCGGTAG
- a CDS encoding dihydrolipoyl dehydrogenase family protein: MTEPVEYDVVVLGGGPAGENIVDRTRAAGLSTALVESELVGGECSYWACIPSKALLRPVLARADARRVPGLAGAVSGPLDAEAVFAHRDYWTGDWRDGGQVDWLDSIGAHLYRGHGRLYGIRKVAVTSPEGVHHVLSARHAVVVATGTRPVLPDLPGLHGAGAWTSREATSARHVPGRLLIVGGSVVACEMATAWQALGSRVTVLARGSGLLPRMEPFAGELVAEALTTAGADVRTGVTVEAVVRDGPTGPVTVVLEGGELLEGDELLMATGRAPRTDDIGLDTVGLTPGDWIAVDDGCRVEGHDWLYAVGDVNHRALLTHQGKYQARIAGAAIAARAGRGTGAPAPGTARWGPYAATADAEAVPQAVFTDPEAASVGLTLAEAERAGRRVRAVDQDLGKVSGAGLYADGYRGRARMVVDLDREVLLGVTFVGPGAAELLHAATVAVVGEVPIDRLWHAVPAFPTISEVWLRLLEAYRG; this comes from the coding sequence ATGACCGAACCGGTGGAGTACGACGTCGTGGTGCTCGGCGGGGGCCCGGCAGGCGAGAACATCGTCGACCGGACCCGCGCCGCCGGGCTGAGCACGGCACTGGTGGAGAGCGAACTCGTCGGCGGGGAGTGCTCGTACTGGGCCTGCATCCCCAGCAAGGCCCTGCTGCGCCCGGTGCTGGCGCGCGCCGACGCCCGCCGGGTGCCCGGCCTGGCCGGGGCCGTCTCCGGTCCGCTCGACGCCGAGGCGGTGTTCGCGCACCGCGACTACTGGACGGGCGACTGGAGGGACGGCGGCCAGGTCGACTGGCTCGATTCCATCGGCGCCCACCTGTACCGGGGCCACGGCCGCCTCTACGGCATCCGCAAGGTCGCCGTCACCAGCCCCGAAGGGGTGCACCACGTCCTCTCCGCGCGGCACGCCGTCGTCGTCGCCACCGGCACGCGACCCGTCCTCCCGGACCTCCCCGGACTGCACGGGGCCGGCGCGTGGACCAGCCGGGAGGCCACCTCCGCCCGGCACGTCCCCGGCCGGCTGCTGATCGTCGGCGGGTCCGTCGTGGCCTGCGAGATGGCCACCGCCTGGCAGGCCCTCGGCTCGCGGGTCACCGTCCTGGCCCGCGGCTCGGGGCTGCTGCCGAGGATGGAGCCCTTCGCCGGGGAACTGGTCGCCGAGGCCCTGACCACGGCCGGTGCGGACGTCCGGACCGGGGTGACCGTCGAAGCCGTCGTACGGGACGGGCCGACGGGCCCCGTCACCGTGGTCCTCGAGGGCGGCGAGCTGCTGGAGGGCGACGAACTGCTGATGGCCACCGGGCGCGCGCCGCGCACCGACGACATCGGGCTGGACACCGTCGGGCTGACCCCCGGCGACTGGATCGCCGTCGACGACGGCTGCCGGGTCGAGGGCCACGACTGGCTGTACGCCGTCGGGGACGTCAACCACCGGGCCCTCCTCACCCACCAGGGCAAGTACCAGGCCCGGATCGCCGGAGCCGCCATCGCCGCCCGCGCGGGCCGGGGGACCGGCGCCCCGGCCCCGGGCACCGCCCGCTGGGGCCCGTACGCCGCGACCGCCGACGCCGAGGCCGTACCGCAGGCCGTCTTCACCGACCCGGAGGCCGCGTCCGTCGGCCTGACCCTGGCGGAGGCCGAGCGCGCCGGGCGCCGGGTGCGGGCCGTCGACCAGGACCTCGGCAAGGTCTCCGGCGCCGGCCTGTACGCCGACGGCTACCGGGGGCGGGCCCGGATGGTCGTCGACCTCGACCGGGAGGTGCTCCTCGGGGTCACCTTCGTGGGGCCCGGCGCCGCCGAGCTGCTGCACGCGGCCACCGTCGCCGTCGTCGGGGAGGTGCCGATCGACCGGCTCTGGCACGCGGTGCCGGCCTTCCCGACCATCAGCGAGGTCTGGCTCCGGCTGCTGGAGGCCTACCGGGGCTGA
- a CDS encoding MerR family transcriptional regulator produces the protein MSTGAGTDDGQGRRRWRREEVARAAGVKVRNLRYYQERGLLPPPRREGRIAWYSDDHLTRLRLISDLLGRGYTVNGIGELLAAWEQGGGLSQLLGLEREMTRDWVSEEPVTMTRAELRELFGPGATAAHTRRAAELGYVRVDGDRVTYPSRRLLEATVALVRQGIPLGEVLDAGEFVQEQAAALADRFVGLFRRHVIGPQGLGLLSATELDHVREAVAALRPVAGEVVASEFARAMGRRVEAEVAELLRTEQ, from the coding sequence GTGAGCACTGGGGCGGGGACGGACGACGGGCAGGGGCGGCGGCGCTGGCGCCGGGAGGAGGTGGCCCGGGCGGCCGGGGTGAAGGTGCGCAACCTGCGCTACTACCAGGAGCGCGGGCTGCTGCCCCCGCCGCGGCGCGAGGGCCGGATCGCCTGGTACTCCGACGACCACCTGACCCGGCTGCGGCTGATCAGCGACCTGCTGGGGCGCGGCTACACGGTCAACGGGATCGGCGAACTGCTGGCCGCCTGGGAGCAGGGTGGCGGGCTGTCCCAACTCCTCGGCCTGGAGCGGGAGATGACCCGGGACTGGGTGAGCGAGGAGCCGGTGACGATGACCCGGGCCGAGCTGCGCGAGCTGTTCGGCCCGGGGGCGACGGCCGCGCACACCCGACGGGCGGCCGAGCTGGGTTACGTACGGGTCGACGGGGACCGGGTGACGTATCCGAGCCGGCGGTTGCTGGAGGCGACGGTGGCGCTGGTGCGTCAGGGGATTCCGCTCGGGGAGGTCCTGGACGCCGGGGAGTTCGTGCAGGAGCAGGCGGCGGCGCTGGCCGACCGGTTCGTCGGACTGTTCCGGAGGCATGTGATCGGCCCGCAGGGACTGGGGCTGCTTTCGGCCACCGAGCTGGATCACGTCCGCGAGGCGGTTGCGGCGCTGCGGCCGGTGGCGGGTGAGGTGGTGGCCTCGGAGTTCGCCCGGGCGATGGGGCGGCGGGTGGAGGCCGAGGTGGCCGAACTGCTGCGTACGGAGCAGTAG
- a CDS encoding DUF6230 family protein produces MEGRVRWRRFALLTVPAVAVTAGLGIALAQGALAASFAVSGQQFKVSAESLEGEGFAQYGSVDVNARQELIPVAVTAIKEAKLHSLCQSVVTSLPVIGDISLNLTAGKKAPVEASNLFVDATQLAGDAEFTNIEIGRDASTLDKGPAEAQGMQDLFAQQADKVTISSLQQTAWATNAGTFKLSGLSMNISKGKKECF; encoded by the coding sequence GTGGAGGGCAGGGTCCGCTGGCGCAGGTTCGCGCTGCTGACCGTGCCCGCCGTGGCGGTGACCGCTGGGCTGGGGATCGCGCTGGCCCAGGGTGCGCTGGCCGCCTCCTTCGCGGTGTCGGGCCAGCAGTTCAAGGTGTCGGCCGAGAGCCTGGAGGGGGAGGGCTTCGCCCAGTACGGCAGCGTCGACGTCAACGCCCGCCAGGAACTGATCCCCGTGGCCGTCACCGCCATCAAGGAGGCCAAGCTGCACAGCCTCTGCCAGTCGGTGGTCACCAGCCTGCCGGTCATCGGGGACATCTCCCTCAACCTGACCGCCGGCAAGAAGGCCCCGGTCGAGGCCTCCAACCTGTTCGTGGACGCCACTCAGCTCGCCGGTGACGCGGAGTTCACGAACATCGAGATCGGGCGCGACGCCTCCACCCTGGACAAGGGCCCGGCCGAGGCGCAGGGCATGCAGGACCTGTTCGCCCAGCAGGCGGACAAGGTCACCATCAGCAGCCTCCAGCAGACGGCGTGGGCGACCAACGCCGGCACCTTCAAGCTGTCCGGGCTGAGCATGAACATCAGCAAGGGCAAGAAGGAATGCTTCTGA
- a CDS encoding SDR family NAD(P)-dependent oxidoreductase, with the protein MSRGVLVTGASRGIGRAVAAAFARQGDRVAVHASAPHAEARETLAALDGEGHVLVTGDLGDPARVEELVGEASAALGGVDVLVNNAAAMVAHPLPTTSYAAWQEAWRRTAAVNLFGAADVSYCVARRLIDEGRPGHIVNVGSRGAFRGEPDHPAYGATKAALHALGQSLAVSLAPHDITVASVAPGFVATERVSGRLRGAEGEGIRAQSPFGRVAEPEEIASAVLYLASPAARWSSGAVLDVNGASYLRT; encoded by the coding sequence ATGAGCCGGGGCGTACTGGTCACCGGGGCCTCCCGGGGGATCGGGCGGGCCGTCGCCGCCGCGTTCGCCCGGCAGGGCGACCGGGTCGCCGTCCACGCCTCCGCCCCGCACGCCGAGGCCCGGGAGACCCTGGCGGCCCTCGACGGGGAGGGCCACGTCCTGGTCACCGGCGACCTCGGCGACCCCGCGCGGGTCGAGGAGCTGGTGGGCGAAGCCTCCGCCGCCCTGGGCGGGGTGGACGTCCTGGTGAACAACGCCGCGGCGATGGTCGCGCACCCGCTGCCCACCACCTCGTACGCGGCCTGGCAGGAGGCCTGGCGGCGCACGGCCGCGGTGAACCTCTTCGGCGCGGCCGACGTCAGCTACTGCGTGGCCCGCCGGTTGATCGACGAGGGCCGGCCGGGGCACATCGTCAACGTGGGCTCGCGCGGTGCCTTCCGGGGCGAGCCCGACCATCCGGCGTACGGGGCCACCAAGGCGGCCCTGCACGCCCTCGGCCAGTCCCTGGCCGTCTCCCTGGCGCCCCACGACATCACCGTGGCCTCCGTCGCCCCGGGTTTCGTGGCCACCGAGCGGGTCTCCGGCCGGCTCCGGGGCGCGGAGGGCGAGGGCATCCGTGCGCAGAGCCCCTTCGGCCGGGTCGCCGAGCCCGAGGAGATCGCCTCCGCCGTGCTGTACCTGGCCTCGCCCGCGGCACGGTGGAGCTCGGGGGCGGTGCTCGACGTCAACGGGGCCTCGTACCTGCGCACGTGA
- a CDS encoding pirin family protein, with the protein MSNLDRQPALSSCGGRGFVVAEPVRELLSPRTVRLGESTEVRRLLPNLGRRMVGAWCFVDHYGPDDIADEPGMQVAPHPHAGLQTVSWLHEGEVLHRDSVGSLATIRPRELGLMTSGRGISHSEESPRPHARFLHGAQLWVALPDAHRDVAPHFQHHADLPQVTAPGLNATVILGTLDTATSPGTAYTPIVGADLALSAGTETRLPLDPDFEYAVLSMSGEAHVDDVPLLPGSMLYLGCGRTELPLRASSDAGLMLLGGEPFEEELVMFWNWVARSHEEVVQAREDWMNGTRFGEVKGYDGPPIPAPEIPSTHLKPRGRVR; encoded by the coding sequence ATGAGCAATCTCGATCGCCAGCCGGCCCTGTCCTCCTGCGGCGGCCGCGGCTTCGTCGTGGCCGAACCGGTACGGGAGCTCCTCAGCCCGCGCACGGTCCGGCTCGGGGAGTCCACCGAGGTCCGCCGCCTCCTGCCGAACCTGGGCCGCCGGATGGTGGGCGCCTGGTGCTTCGTCGACCACTACGGCCCCGACGACATCGCCGACGAGCCCGGCATGCAGGTCGCCCCGCACCCGCACGCCGGCCTGCAGACGGTGAGCTGGCTGCACGAGGGCGAGGTCCTGCACCGCGACAGCGTGGGCAGCCTGGCCACGATCCGCCCGCGCGAGCTGGGCCTGATGACCTCCGGCCGGGGCATCAGCCACTCCGAGGAGAGCCCGCGCCCGCACGCCCGCTTCCTGCACGGCGCCCAGCTGTGGGTGGCCCTCCCCGACGCCCACCGCGACGTCGCCCCCCACTTCCAGCACCACGCGGACCTCCCGCAGGTCACGGCCCCCGGGCTCAACGCCACGGTCATCCTCGGCACCCTGGACACGGCGACCTCCCCGGGCACCGCCTACACCCCCATCGTCGGCGCCGACCTCGCCCTGTCCGCCGGCACCGAAACCCGCCTCCCCCTCGACCCGGACTTCGAGTACGCGGTCCTCTCCATGTCCGGCGAGGCCCACGTCGACGACGTCCCCCTCCTCCCCGGCTCGATGCTCTACCTGGGCTGCGGCCGCACCGAACTCCCCCTGCGCGCCTCATCGGACGCGGGGCTGATGCTGCTGGGCGGGGAGCCGTTCGAGGAGGAGCTCGTCATGTTCTGGAACTGGGTCGCCAGGAGTCATGAAGAGGTGGTTCAGGCCCGTGAGGACTGGATGAACGGAACCCGATTCGGCGAGGTTAAGGGATACGACGGCCCCCCCATCCCGGCCCCCGAGATTCCCTCAACTCACTTGAAACCGCGGGGTCGTGTGCGATGA
- a CDS encoding metallophosphoesterase, whose product MIVIAQLSDVHFDGGPRSAERTRAVLEYLDALPYDLDAVLVSGDIADNGTADEYEQARKHLVSRHPMVVCPGNHDERTAFRRGLLGEEEPSAGPVDQVLRGNGFVLAVCDSSVPGEDHGRLEDSTLEWLDGVLTGTPHEVPVLVAFHHPPVPLHTPYVDDIRQFGEERLAALAGRHPHLRAFLCGHAHTAAATTFAGLPLLVAPGVTSTLRLPWEAPAGPDEHVYLDEPPAVAFHVLGEDARLTTHYRVVVARR is encoded by the coding sequence GTGATCGTGATAGCGCAGCTCAGTGACGTCCACTTCGACGGCGGCCCCCGGTCCGCCGAGCGCACCCGCGCGGTCCTGGAGTACCTGGACGCCCTCCCGTACGACCTGGACGCGGTGCTGGTCAGCGGGGACATCGCCGACAACGGGACCGCGGACGAGTACGAGCAGGCCCGCAAGCACCTCGTCTCGCGGCACCCGATGGTCGTCTGCCCCGGCAACCACGACGAGCGCACCGCCTTCCGCCGCGGCCTGCTGGGCGAGGAGGAGCCGTCCGCCGGGCCGGTGGACCAGGTGCTGCGCGGGAACGGCTTCGTGCTGGCCGTGTGCGACTCCTCCGTCCCCGGCGAGGACCACGGCCGCCTGGAGGACTCCACCCTGGAGTGGCTCGACGGCGTCCTCACCGGGACCCCGCACGAGGTGCCCGTCCTGGTCGCCTTCCACCACCCGCCCGTCCCGCTGCACACCCCGTACGTGGACGACATCCGCCAGTTCGGCGAGGAGCGGCTCGCGGCCCTGGCCGGACGCCACCCCCACCTGCGCGCCTTCCTGTGCGGGCACGCCCACACGGCGGCGGCGACCACCTTCGCGGGCCTGCCGCTGCTGGTCGCGCCCGGGGTGACGTCCACCCTGCGGCTCCCCTGGGAGGCGCCGGCCGGCCCCGACGAGCACGTGTACCTGGACGAGCCGCCGGCCGTCGCCTTCCACGTGCTGGGCGAGGACGCGCGGCTGACGACCCACTACCGGGTGGTCGTCGCCCGCCGGTAG
- a CDS encoding methyltransferase, which produces MTTPFGSYELTRFPADPRDRLRAWDAADEYLLRHLDAGTGERGPVDLAGAGQITVVGDRWGALTTALAAHHPAQITDSALTRAATEANLDRAGIGTAKSTVTLLTTRDAPPARIDVLLVRVPKSLALLEDQLRRLAPHLHEGTVVVGTGMVKEIHTSTLDLFEQIIGPTRTSLAEKKARLIFCTPDPAVLAGAGASPWPLTYTVDQDGGSGAGLTVVNHAGIFCADRLDVGTRFFLQSIPTNTDGARVVDLGCGNGVVGTAVQVADPDAEVVFTDESYQAVASARATYEANVRPGRRTAEFLVGDGVAMLPPSSVDLVLNNPPFHSHQATTDATALRMFAQSRKVLRPGGELWVVANRHMGYHTHLRRLFGNCEVAASEPRFVVLRAVKREAPQRTR; this is translated from the coding sequence CTGACCACGCCTTTCGGCTCCTACGAACTCACCCGCTTCCCCGCCGACCCGCGCGACCGGCTCCGCGCCTGGGACGCCGCCGACGAGTACCTGCTGCGCCACCTCGACGCGGGCACCGGCGAGCGCGGCCCGGTGGACCTGGCCGGCGCCGGGCAGATCACGGTCGTCGGCGACCGCTGGGGCGCGCTGACCACGGCCCTGGCCGCCCACCACCCGGCCCAGATCACCGACTCCGCGCTGACCCGGGCGGCCACCGAGGCCAACCTCGACCGGGCCGGCATCGGCACCGCCAAGTCCACCGTGACCCTGCTGACCACGCGGGACGCGCCGCCCGCGCGGATCGACGTGCTGCTCGTCCGGGTGCCCAAGAGCCTGGCGCTGCTGGAGGACCAGCTCCGGCGGCTGGCCCCGCACCTGCACGAGGGCACGGTGGTCGTGGGCACCGGCATGGTCAAGGAGATCCACACCTCCACGCTGGACCTCTTCGAGCAGATCATCGGCCCGACGCGGACCTCCCTCGCCGAGAAGAAGGCCCGGCTGATCTTCTGCACCCCGGACCCCGCTGTCCTGGCCGGCGCCGGAGCCTCGCCGTGGCCGCTGACGTACACGGTGGACCAGGACGGGGGCTCGGGCGCCGGGCTGACCGTGGTCAACCACGCCGGGATCTTCTGCGCCGACCGGCTGGACGTCGGCACGCGCTTCTTCCTCCAGTCCATCCCCACCAACACCGACGGGGCCCGGGTCGTGGACCTGGGCTGCGGCAACGGCGTCGTGGGCACGGCGGTGCAGGTCGCCGACCCGGACGCCGAGGTGGTGTTCACGGACGAGTCGTACCAGGCCGTCGCCTCGGCGCGGGCCACCTACGAGGCCAACGTCCGCCCGGGCCGGCGGACGGCGGAGTTCCTCGTCGGCGACGGGGTGGCGATGCTGCCGCCGTCCTCGGTGGACCTGGTCCTCAACAACCCGCCCTTCCACTCGCACCAGGCGACGACCGACGCGACGGCGCTGCGCATGTTCGCGCAGTCGCGCAAGGTGCTGCGCCCGGGCGGGGAGCTGTGGGTGGTGGCCAACCGCCACATGGGCTACCACACGCATCTGCGCCGGCTCTTCGGCAACTGCGAAGTCGCCGCGAGCGAACCGCGGTTCGTGGTCCTGCGGGCCGTCAAGCGCGAGGCGCCGCAGCGCACCCGGTGA